One Micromonospora sp. FIMYZ51 genomic window carries:
- a CDS encoding ATP-binding protein, which produces MPALPNLSVPPPVGPALPGWSTPETVERPAASALAFIFTRLPALLRLTCGLASAVVSLAVRTPPVRTELLVPAVAVLTAWSVWYALRAWRHGIGAALIAGDVALTTAACLAIPVLVAPEVLPGEASWIAVLASTTVINAQATAPARLSIPAGLLVTVGYVIGAHAAGDSTEASAHAATLLGQIGCTALLSTVMRRRIARADTAFLANQRANREALIARTAREAERQQNRDLHDTVLATLTMVGQGAVAGPSVALRERCAADLRTLAALAEARSTPGTSRVDERLRAVLKRLPGLPVNADLPPCTVPPPVAEAIAESTHAALANVALHAPGAATRLRLRQLAGTVSVEVIDDGPGFDPATVPAHRYGLREAVRGRMATVDGRADIDSAPGRGTRIRLEWSDVG; this is translated from the coding sequence ATGCCGGCCTTGCCCAACCTGAGCGTGCCGCCACCGGTCGGACCGGCGCTGCCGGGCTGGTCGACGCCCGAGACAGTCGAGCGTCCGGCCGCCAGTGCGTTGGCGTTCATCTTCACCCGATTACCGGCGCTGCTGCGGCTCACCTGCGGCCTGGCCAGCGCGGTGGTGTCGCTCGCCGTGCGTACGCCGCCGGTGCGGACCGAGTTGCTGGTGCCGGCGGTGGCGGTGCTTACCGCGTGGTCGGTCTGGTACGCGCTACGTGCCTGGCGACACGGCATCGGCGCGGCACTGATCGCCGGGGACGTGGCGCTGACCACCGCCGCCTGTCTGGCGATCCCGGTCCTGGTCGCGCCCGAGGTGCTGCCCGGCGAGGCCAGCTGGATCGCGGTACTCGCCAGCACCACCGTGATCAACGCGCAGGCGACCGCACCGGCGCGCTTGTCGATCCCGGCGGGCCTGCTGGTCACCGTCGGGTACGTGATCGGCGCCCACGCGGCCGGCGACAGCACCGAGGCCAGCGCCCACGCGGCGACCCTGCTCGGACAGATCGGCTGCACGGCACTGCTGAGCACGGTGATGCGGCGGCGCATCGCCCGGGCCGACACCGCCTTCCTGGCCAACCAGCGAGCCAACCGGGAGGCGCTGATCGCGCGTACCGCCCGCGAGGCGGAACGGCAGCAGAACCGCGACCTGCACGACACCGTCCTGGCCACGCTCACCATGGTCGGGCAGGGCGCGGTCGCCGGCCCGTCCGTGGCGCTGCGCGAGCGCTGCGCCGCCGATCTGCGTACCCTCGCCGCGTTGGCCGAGGCCCGGTCGACGCCGGGTACGTCCCGGGTGGACGAACGGCTGCGGGCGGTGCTGAAGCGCCTGCCCGGCCTGCCCGTCAACGCCGACCTGCCGCCGTGCACGGTGCCACCGCCGGTCGCCGAGGCGATCGCCGAGAGCACCCACGCCGCCCTGGCCAACGTGGCGCTGCACGCGCCCGGCGCGGCGACCCGGCTACGCCTGCGGCAACTCGCCGGCACCGTCTCGGTCGAGGTGATCGACGACGGTCCCGGCTTCGACCCGGCCACCGTCCCCGCCCACCGGTACGGCCTACGCGAGGCGGTACGCGGTCGGATGGCGACTGTCGACGGGCGGGCCGACATCGACTCCGCGCCCGGTCGCGGCACCCGGATCCGGCTGGAGTGGTCCGATGTCGGCTGA
- a CDS encoding response regulator transcription factor, which produces MDADALAPVTPERPVGVAIVDDHPVVIDGVRAWLATEPRLTVLATGDDPDEVLRAAPTADVILLDLRLRGRLVLDKLAELSAAGRRVVVYSEHSDPPTMLAALDAGAVAFLAKHEGREHCVATVLDAAADRPYVAPALAGAMVGDSRPDRPVLSDKERQALLLWFQSMSKASVARRMRISEHTVKQYVDRARIKYSRVGRPAATKAALLARAIEDGLIRPEEIGIYRSHAATDWPTP; this is translated from the coding sequence ATGGACGCAGACGCGCTGGCACCGGTGACGCCGGAGCGGCCCGTCGGCGTGGCGATCGTGGACGACCACCCGGTGGTCATCGACGGGGTACGCGCCTGGCTGGCCACCGAGCCGCGGCTGACCGTACTGGCCACCGGTGACGATCCCGACGAGGTGCTGCGAGCCGCCCCCACCGCCGACGTCATCCTGCTCGATCTCCGGCTGCGCGGCCGGCTCGTGCTGGACAAACTGGCCGAGCTCAGCGCCGCCGGCCGGCGGGTGGTGGTCTACTCGGAACACTCCGACCCGCCGACGATGCTCGCCGCCCTGGATGCCGGGGCGGTGGCCTTCCTCGCCAAGCACGAGGGACGGGAACACTGCGTGGCGACGGTCCTGGACGCGGCGGCCGACCGCCCGTACGTGGCGCCCGCGTTGGCCGGCGCGATGGTCGGCGACTCACGGCCGGACCGGCCGGTGCTCTCCGACAAGGAACGCCAGGCCCTGCTGCTGTGGTTCCAGTCGATGTCGAAGGCGTCGGTGGCCCGCCGGATGCGGATCAGCGAACACACGGTCAAGCAGTACGTCGACCGGGCGAGGATCAAATACAGCCGGGTGGGCAGGCCGGCGGCGACGAAGGCGGCGTTGCTCGCGCGGGCGATCGAGGACGGGCTCATCCGACCGGAGGAGATCGGCATCTACCGGTCGCACGCGGCGACCGATTGGCCGACCCCCTAA
- a CDS encoding lysophospholipid acyltransferase family protein yields MPELVYPPVIAAAKTMFRVLDLKLTVVGSDHVPRSGGAVLASNHVSYLDFIFCGLGALESKRLVRFMAKDSVFRHRVSGPLMRGMRHIPVDRRAGAESYAAALAALRAGEVVGVFPEATISRSFVVKELKSGAIRMAREAAVPVLPVALWGTQRLWTKGRPRTLTRRHTPITVLVGEPMEPAAFPDAAAMNAELASRLHALVDRAQREYPDQPAGPTDRWWLPAHLGGTAPTPEQAAALDAEERHSRTA; encoded by the coding sequence ATGCCGGAACTCGTGTATCCACCCGTGATCGCCGCCGCCAAGACGATGTTCCGGGTGCTCGACCTGAAGCTCACCGTCGTGGGCTCCGACCACGTGCCGCGCTCCGGCGGGGCGGTGCTGGCCAGCAACCACGTCAGCTACCTGGACTTCATCTTCTGCGGGCTGGGGGCGCTGGAGTCCAAGCGGCTGGTCCGGTTCATGGCGAAGGACTCGGTGTTCCGGCACCGGGTGTCCGGGCCACTGATGCGCGGGATGCGGCACATTCCGGTGGATCGGCGCGCGGGTGCCGAGTCGTACGCCGCCGCGCTGGCCGCGCTGCGGGCCGGCGAGGTGGTCGGCGTCTTCCCGGAGGCGACGATCAGCCGTTCCTTCGTGGTGAAGGAACTCAAGAGCGGGGCCATCCGGATGGCCCGCGAGGCGGCCGTACCGGTGTTGCCGGTGGCGCTCTGGGGCACCCAGCGGCTCTGGACCAAGGGCCGCCCGCGCACCCTGACCCGCCGGCACACGCCGATCACCGTGCTGGTCGGCGAGCCGATGGAGCCCGCCGCGTTCCCGGACGCCGCCGCCATGAACGCGGAGCTGGCCAGTCGGCTGCACGCGCTTGTCGACCGGGCCCAGCGGGAGTACCCGGACCAGCCCGCCGGGCCGACGGACCGCTGGTGGCTGCCGGCACACCTCGGCGGCACCGCCCCGACGCCGGAGCAGGCCGCCGCGCTCGACGCCGAGGAGCGCCACTCCCGCACCGCCTGA
- a CDS encoding glycogen debranching N-terminal domain-containing protein yields the protein MAPSHTVRILDGNTFVVCEATGDIEATPTEPTGLFSLDTRFLSKWVLTVNGERLNALSYDDLQYYESRFFLVPGLATHYVDAKLSIIRERAVGGSFREGITILNHDEKAVDLEIRIDAGCDFADLFEVKDEILNKKGEIYTEVESDRLRLGYRRGNFNRETIISSSVPARYDRNGFAYSIHLEPNEQWHTAIDVQTRALGPGGRDLRMGLRVHGAERLALEQDLEEWIANAPKVNSEHDQLAATYRRCMIDLAALRFSPLSLGGQTLPAAGLPWFMTMFGRDSILTCLQTLPFTPDLSTTTLRILAALQGTRFDDFREEDPGRILHEMRYGESAAFEEQPHSPYYGSVDATPLFVVLLDEYERWTGDVALVKELEQECRRALRWIDDYADLVGNGYIWYERRNTDTGLENQCWKDSWDSISYADGTLPPFPRATCEVQGYAYDAKMRAARMAREFWDDPAYAEQLEREAAALKERFNRDWWVADGGYYALALDPDGRQCDVLSSNIGHLLWSGIVDADRAEQVAQHLVGERLFSGWGVRTLAEGEVRYNPIGYHNGTVWPFDTSLCAWGLRRYGFAEEAATIASGILDAARYFDGRLPEAFGGYPREQTKFPVEYPTACSPQAWSTGAPLLLLRTMLGLEPHEGHLAVEPRLPIGMGRIEVLDIPGRWGRVDAFARGRMDLHKLAE from the coding sequence ATGGCCCCCTCCCACACCGTCCGGATCCTGGACGGCAACACCTTCGTCGTCTGCGAGGCCACCGGCGACATCGAGGCCACGCCCACCGAACCCACCGGACTGTTCTCCCTCGACACCCGGTTTCTGTCGAAGTGGGTGCTCACGGTCAACGGCGAGCGGCTCAACGCCCTGTCCTACGACGACCTCCAGTACTACGAGTCGCGCTTCTTCCTGGTGCCCGGCCTGGCCACGCACTACGTCGACGCGAAGCTGTCGATCATCCGGGAGCGGGCCGTTGGCGGCAGTTTCCGGGAGGGCATCACCATCCTCAACCACGACGAGAAGGCGGTCGACCTGGAGATCAGGATCGACGCCGGCTGCGACTTCGCCGACCTGTTCGAGGTCAAGGACGAGATCCTGAACAAGAAGGGCGAGATCTACACCGAGGTGGAATCGGACCGGCTGCGCCTGGGCTACCGGCGCGGGAACTTCAACCGGGAGACCATCATCTCCTCCTCCGTGCCGGCGCGGTACGACCGCAACGGTTTCGCGTACTCCATCCACCTGGAGCCGAACGAACAGTGGCACACCGCCATCGACGTGCAGACCCGAGCGCTCGGCCCGGGGGGCCGGGACCTGCGGATGGGGCTGCGGGTGCACGGTGCGGAACGGCTCGCCCTGGAGCAGGACCTGGAGGAGTGGATCGCCAACGCGCCGAAGGTGAACAGCGAGCACGACCAACTCGCCGCCACCTACCGGCGATGCATGATCGACCTGGCCGCGCTGCGCTTCTCGCCGCTGTCGCTCGGCGGCCAGACGCTGCCCGCCGCCGGGCTGCCCTGGTTCATGACCATGTTCGGCCGGGACAGCATCCTGACCTGCCTACAGACCCTGCCGTTCACGCCCGATCTGAGCACCACCACGCTGCGGATCCTGGCCGCGCTCCAGGGCACCCGGTTCGACGACTTCCGGGAGGAGGATCCGGGCCGGATCCTGCACGAGATGCGCTACGGCGAGAGCGCCGCGTTCGAGGAACAACCGCACTCGCCGTACTACGGCTCGGTGGACGCGACGCCGCTGTTCGTGGTGCTGCTCGACGAGTACGAGCGGTGGACCGGCGACGTCGCGCTGGTCAAGGAGTTGGAGCAGGAGTGCCGCCGGGCGCTGCGTTGGATCGACGACTACGCCGACCTGGTCGGCAACGGCTACATCTGGTACGAACGCCGCAACACCGACACCGGCCTGGAGAACCAGTGCTGGAAGGACTCCTGGGACTCGATCTCGTACGCCGACGGCACGCTGCCGCCGTTTCCCCGGGCCACCTGCGAGGTGCAGGGGTACGCGTACGACGCGAAGATGCGCGCGGCCCGGATGGCCCGCGAGTTCTGGGACGACCCGGCGTACGCCGAGCAGTTGGAGCGGGAGGCCGCGGCGCTGAAGGAGCGGTTCAACCGGGACTGGTGGGTCGCCGACGGCGGCTACTACGCGCTCGCGCTCGACCCGGACGGGCGGCAGTGCGACGTGCTCAGCTCCAACATCGGCCACCTGCTCTGGAGCGGGATCGTCGACGCCGATCGGGCCGAGCAGGTCGCCCAGCACCTGGTCGGCGAGCGGCTCTTCTCCGGTTGGGGCGTGCGTACGCTGGCCGAGGGCGAGGTCCGGTACAACCCGATCGGCTACCACAACGGCACGGTGTGGCCCTTCGACACCTCCTTGTGCGCCTGGGGACTGCGCCGCTACGGCTTCGCCGAGGAGGCGGCCACCATCGCCAGCGGAATCCTGGACGCCGCCCGCTACTTCGACGGCCGGTTGCCGGAGGCGTTCGGCGGTTATCCGCGCGAGCAGACGAAGTTCCCGGTGGAGTATCCGACGGCGTGCAGCCCGCAGGCGTGGTCGACGGGTGCCCCGCTGTTGCTGCTGCGTACGATGCTCGGCCTGGAACCGCACGAGGGGCACCTGGCGGTCGAGCCTCGGCTGCCGATCGGCATGGGCCGGATCGAGGTGCTGGACATCCCGGGCCGATGGGGCCGGGTGGACGCCTTCGCCCGGGGCCGCATGGACCTGCACAAGCTCGCCGAGTGA
- a CDS encoding SCP2 sterol-binding domain-containing protein translates to MADATMRFFEDLDQRGYDPLLAKSSGTLRFDLHEGPQTTHWLVRIDRGTIQVDRQDLEADTVVGVSPAIFEDLVTGRENGLAALLRGDMTVSGDARILVQLERIFPGPAHALGPRRYRTGVR, encoded by the coding sequence ATGGCGGACGCGACCATGCGGTTCTTCGAGGATCTCGACCAGCGGGGGTACGACCCGTTGCTGGCGAAGTCCTCCGGAACCCTGCGCTTCGACCTGCACGAAGGGCCACAAACCACGCACTGGCTGGTACGCATCGATCGGGGGACGATCCAGGTCGACCGGCAGGACCTGGAGGCGGACACGGTGGTCGGCGTCAGTCCGGCGATCTTCGAGGATCTGGTCACCGGCCGGGAGAACGGGCTGGCGGCGCTGCTGCGCGGGGACATGACGGTGAGCGGTGACGCCCGCATACTCGTGCAGTTGGAACGGATCTTCCCCGGACCTGCGCACGCCCTCGGGCCGCGCCGCTACCGGACGGGGGTGCGCTGA
- a CDS encoding CBS domain-containing protein, producing the protein MTTVGEFMTTRLVTMDGNDTLAAAAQEMRDSAIGDVVVTDGDNVVGIVTDRDIAVRAVAENMDPNTTRLNQITSKDVVTVSQYDDAVAAADLMRTYAVRRLPVIDDGRLIGLVSMGDLAVEREPQSVLADISADEPNN; encoded by the coding sequence ATGACAACGGTCGGAGAGTTCATGACGACCCGGTTGGTGACCATGGACGGCAACGACACGCTTGCCGCAGCGGCCCAGGAAATGCGTGACTCGGCGATCGGCGACGTGGTGGTGACCGACGGCGACAACGTGGTCGGCATCGTCACGGACCGGGACATCGCGGTTCGGGCCGTGGCCGAGAACATGGACCCGAACACCACCCGGCTCAACCAGATCACCAGCAAGGACGTGGTGACGGTGAGCCAGTACGACGACGCCGTCGCCGCCGCCGACCTGATGCGGACGTACGCCGTACGGCGACTGCCGGTGATCGATGACGGCCGGCTGATCGGCCTCGTGTCAATGGGCGACCTGGCCGTCGAGCGTGAACCGCAGTCGGTGCTCGCCGACATCAGCGCCGACGAGCCAAACAACTGA
- a CDS encoding aspartate-semialdehyde dehydrogenase produces MRIGIVGATGQVGGVMRQVLAAREFPAEQVRLFASARSVGRTLPWRGEEVTVEDAASADYSGLDIVLFSAGKSTAKELAPRVAAAGPVVIDNSSAFRMDPQVPLVVAEVNPHAAADRPKGIIANPNCTTMAAMPVLRPLHAEAGLVSLVVSTYQAVSGAGLSGVAELDEQVRKVAEGASGLTFDGSAVEFPAPRSFAQPIAFNVLPLAGSIVDDGSAETDEEQKLRNESRKILEIPDLKVSGTCVRVPVFTGHSLQINARFARPISPQRAHELLADAPGVTLTDVPTPLQAAGQDPTFVGRIRADQTVEHGLALFCSNDNLRKGAALNAVQLAELVAAER; encoded by the coding sequence ATGAGGATCGGCATTGTGGGGGCCACCGGCCAGGTCGGTGGCGTCATGCGGCAGGTGTTGGCGGCCCGGGAGTTCCCGGCGGAGCAGGTGCGGTTGTTCGCCTCGGCGCGGTCGGTCGGGCGTACCCTGCCGTGGCGCGGCGAGGAGGTCACCGTCGAGGACGCGGCCAGCGCCGACTACTCGGGGCTGGACATCGTGCTCTTCTCCGCGGGCAAGAGCACCGCGAAGGAGTTGGCGCCGCGGGTTGCCGCCGCCGGTCCGGTGGTCATCGACAACTCGTCGGCCTTCCGGATGGATCCGCAGGTGCCGCTTGTCGTCGCCGAGGTGAACCCGCACGCCGCCGCCGACCGGCCGAAGGGCATCATCGCCAACCCCAACTGCACCACGATGGCCGCGATGCCGGTGCTGCGCCCGCTACACGCCGAAGCCGGGCTGGTCAGCCTGGTCGTCTCGACGTACCAGGCGGTCTCCGGTGCCGGGCTCTCCGGCGTCGCCGAGTTGGACGAGCAGGTCCGCAAGGTCGCCGAGGGCGCGTCCGGGTTGACCTTCGACGGCAGTGCCGTGGAGTTTCCCGCCCCCCGCTCGTTCGCCCAGCCGATCGCGTTCAACGTGCTTCCGCTCGCCGGCTCGATCGTCGACGACGGGTCGGCGGAGACCGACGAGGAGCAGAAGCTGCGCAACGAGAGCCGCAAGATCCTTGAGATTCCGGACCTGAAGGTCTCCGGCACCTGCGTCCGGGTACCGGTCTTCACCGGGCACTCGCTCCAGATCAATGCCCGGTTCGCCCGGCCGATCAGCCCGCAGCGGGCCCACGAACTGCTTGCCGACGCGCCCGGGGTGACGCTTACCGACGTGCCGACCCCGTTGCAGGCCGCCGGGCAGGACCCGACCTTCGTCGGCCGGATCCGCGCCGACCAGACCGTCGAGCACGGGCTCGCGCTGTTCTGCTCCAACGACAACCTGCGCAAGGGTGCCGCCCTCAACGCCGTACAGCTGGCGGAGTTGGTGGCCGCCGAGCGCTGA
- a CDS encoding pitrilysin family protein encodes MTLIADRPGPGAARPYRFPQVLRRSVAGGQVVAAHLPGQNLAVALLLLDAGAGREPVGSEGLGGVLAKALEEGTVQRNATAYALAIEALGTELVTGLDWDTFQASVQVPVDRLGAAVELLAEAVRTPKLDPEDVRRVRDDEATALRMDWANPGPRADAVLRADLFGADNRWGRPLYGSPDSVAALDVEGVTVFHSEWFIRPGTLVVAGDLDRIDLDGLAATAFAGTVGGPVDRGAPIEVPLHTTRRIILVDRPGSVQSTLRLGHPAPHRAHPDHVPIALAGTVLGGAFTSRLNHLIREVRGYTYGIRGDFASSRRFGRFAVSSGVQTAVTAPALVESVGEIARTQAGGVTEDELAVARSWRAGQLSVELQSPRAIAGALTTLVVHDLPDDYHARLRESLLAADVAQVSAAAASHLHPESLTLVVEGDAAVIRDELAATGLGDLIDHAPPD; translated from the coding sequence GTGACTCTGATCGCCGATCGTCCCGGTCCGGGCGCGGCCCGCCCGTACCGCTTTCCCCAGGTGCTCCGGCGCAGCGTGGCGGGCGGCCAGGTCGTCGCCGCGCACCTGCCGGGGCAGAACCTCGCCGTGGCGTTGCTGCTGCTGGACGCGGGGGCCGGCCGGGAGCCGGTGGGCTCCGAGGGGCTCGGTGGGGTGCTGGCCAAGGCGCTGGAGGAGGGCACCGTCCAGCGCAACGCCACCGCGTACGCGCTGGCCATCGAGGCACTCGGCACGGAACTGGTGACCGGGCTGGACTGGGACACCTTCCAGGCCAGTGTGCAGGTGCCGGTGGACCGGTTGGGCGCCGCAGTGGAACTGCTCGCCGAGGCGGTCCGCACCCCGAAACTGGACCCGGAGGACGTCCGGCGGGTCCGCGACGACGAGGCGACCGCGCTGCGGATGGACTGGGCCAATCCCGGGCCGCGCGCCGACGCGGTGCTGCGCGCCGACCTGTTCGGTGCCGACAACCGGTGGGGCCGTCCGCTGTACGGCTCCCCGGACTCGGTGGCCGCGCTGGACGTGGAGGGCGTCACCGTCTTCCATTCCGAGTGGTTCATCCGGCCCGGGACCCTTGTGGTCGCCGGTGACCTGGATCGGATCGACCTGGACGGGCTGGCCGCGACGGCGTTCGCCGGCACCGTCGGCGGGCCGGTGGACCGGGGCGCGCCGATCGAGGTGCCGCTGCACACCACCCGCCGGATCATCCTGGTCGACCGGCCCGGCTCGGTGCAGTCCACGCTGCGCCTGGGCCATCCCGCGCCGCATCGCGCCCACCCGGACCACGTGCCGATCGCGCTGGCCGGCACGGTGCTCGGCGGCGCGTTCACCTCGCGGCTGAACCACCTGATTCGGGAGGTACGCGGCTACACGTACGGCATCCGGGGCGACTTCGCCTCGTCCCGCCGGTTCGGCCGGTTCGCGGTCAGTTCCGGCGTGCAGACCGCCGTCACCGCGCCGGCGCTCGTGGAGTCGGTCGGGGAGATCGCCCGTACCCAGGCCGGTGGGGTGACCGAGGACGAGCTTGCGGTGGCCCGGTCCTGGCGGGCGGGGCAGCTCTCCGTCGAGTTGCAGAGCCCGCGGGCGATCGCCGGGGCGCTCACCACGCTTGTGGTGCACGATCTGCCGGACGACTATCACGCCCGGCTGCGCGAGTCCCTGCTCGCCGCCGACGTCGCGCAGGTCTCCGCCGCCGCCGCCAGCCACCTGCATCCGGAGTCGCTGACCCTGGTGGTGGAGGGCGACGCCGCGGTGATCCGGGACGAGTTGGCCGCCACCGGTCTCGGCGATCTGATCGACCACGCTCCGCCGGACTGA
- a CDS encoding pitrilysin family protein → MPDSGYPWPISTTRLDNGLRVVVSEDRTAPAVAVNLWYDVGSRHEPTGQSGFAHLFEHLMFEGSKHVAKTEHMKLVQGAGGSLNATTNPDRTNYFETVPAEHLELALWLEADRMGGLVPALTQETLDNQRDVVKNERRQRYENVPYGDAWLRLLPLLYPPGHPYHHPTIGSMADLNAADLATFQAFHQTYYAPNNAVLTVVGDTDTDEVVALAEKYFGAIPARSEIPSAPDGRVVPASGVPVQETVITDVPAPRVYVAHRTHPYGSPGYDVVTVLATVLGSGRGSRLYQRLADGERIAQPDLVGAYGVDLAHGPAPLIATATARPGVSGQRLAAGLAEVVDELATVPVTAAELDRAKALLTTAWWRQMSTVDGRADALGRYATQFGDPATVAERLPAWLAVTADQITEAAAELLGADDRVTLTYQPEEQP, encoded by the coding sequence ATGCCCGACAGCGGTTACCCCTGGCCCATCTCGACGACTCGACTGGACAATGGCCTGCGCGTGGTGGTCAGCGAGGACCGCACCGCCCCGGCGGTCGCGGTCAACCTCTGGTACGACGTCGGCTCGCGGCACGAGCCGACCGGACAGAGTGGCTTCGCGCACCTCTTCGAGCACCTGATGTTCGAGGGCTCGAAGCATGTCGCGAAGACCGAGCACATGAAGCTGGTGCAGGGTGCGGGCGGATCGCTGAACGCGACCACCAACCCGGACCGCACCAACTACTTCGAGACGGTTCCGGCCGAGCACCTCGAACTGGCGCTCTGGCTGGAGGCCGACCGGATGGGCGGGCTGGTGCCGGCGCTGACCCAGGAGACGCTTGACAACCAGCGTGACGTGGTCAAGAACGAACGTCGGCAGCGCTACGAGAACGTGCCGTACGGCGATGCCTGGTTGCGGTTGCTGCCGCTGCTCTATCCGCCGGGGCACCCGTACCATCACCCCACGATCGGCTCCATGGCCGACCTGAACGCCGCCGACCTGGCCACCTTCCAGGCGTTCCACCAGACCTACTACGCGCCGAACAATGCGGTGCTGACCGTCGTCGGCGACACCGACACCGACGAGGTCGTGGCGCTGGCCGAGAAGTACTTCGGGGCCATCCCGGCCCGCTCGGAGATCCCGTCCGCACCCGACGGCCGGGTCGTGCCGGCAAGCGGTGTGCCGGTCCAGGAGACGGTGATCACCGACGTGCCGGCGCCCCGGGTGTACGTCGCGCACCGCACCCACCCGTACGGCAGCCCGGGGTACGACGTGGTGACCGTGCTCGCCACCGTGCTCGGCAGTGGCCGGGGCAGCCGGCTCTACCAGCGGCTCGCCGACGGTGAGCGGATCGCCCAGCCGGATCTGGTCGGCGCGTACGGGGTGGACCTGGCGCACGGGCCGGCGCCGCTTATCGCCACCGCCACCGCTCGGCCCGGGGTGAGTGGGCAGCGGCTGGCCGCCGGGCTGGCCGAGGTGGTCGACGAACTGGCCACGGTGCCGGTGACCGCCGCCGAGCTGGACCGCGCGAAGGCGCTGCTGACCACCGCCTGGTGGCGGCAGATGTCCACGGTGGACGGTCGGGCGGACGCGCTGGGCCGGTACGCCACGCAGTTCGGCGACCCGGCCACCGTGGCCGAGCGCCTGCCGGCCTGGCTGGCGGTGACCGCCGACCAGATCACCGAGGCGGCGGCCGAGTTGCTCGGCGCCGACGACCGGGTGACCCTGACCTACCAGCCCGAGGAGCAGCCGTGA
- a CDS encoding phosphodiesterase, whose translation MPPTITPPRPADLVERTARALARLRRGRLLHPAGRSFAGEVVVWDTPGPPTGVRLLDLPDRYPATIRLSKGTPTPGSWPDVLGLAVRVHRPTGRPFDLLVSSSAAAPVLRQLPLPRRRFAGTYSSIMSYRAGRRRLWLAALADPDAPDLGRDLASVARADAPRLVLAVASATGSWRPFGQVILGDQLDAREDAALAFDPVGNLPEELRLVGPLRWLRQHSYRGSRRGRGAGAQSGGSMGVTV comes from the coding sequence ATGCCGCCGACCATCACCCCGCCGCGCCCCGCCGACCTCGTCGAACGCACGGCTCGGGCGCTGGCCCGACTGCGCCGGGGACGCCTGCTGCATCCGGCCGGTCGCTCCTTCGCCGGTGAGGTGGTCGTCTGGGATACGCCGGGCCCGCCGACCGGCGTCCGGTTGCTGGACCTGCCGGATCGCTACCCGGCCACGATCCGCCTCTCCAAGGGCACGCCCACCCCGGGCAGTTGGCCTGACGTGCTGGGGCTGGCCGTGCGGGTGCACCGCCCGACGGGGCGACCGTTCGACCTGCTGGTCAGCTCCAGCGCCGCCGCGCCGGTGTTGCGACAGCTGCCCCTGCCCCGGCGGCGCTTCGCCGGGACGTACAGCTCGATCATGTCCTACCGGGCCGGCCGGCGGCGGCTCTGGCTCGCCGCCCTGGCCGACCCGGACGCGCCCGACCTGGGCCGCGACCTGGCCTCGGTGGCGCGGGCGGACGCGCCCCGGCTGGTCCTCGCGGTCGCCTCCGCCACCGGGTCGTGGCGACCGTTCGGGCAGGTCATCCTCGGCGACCAACTCGACGCCCGCGAGGACGCCGCGCTGGCCTTCGATCCGGTGGGCAACCTGCCCGAGGAACTGCGCCTGGTCGGACCGCTGCGCTGGCTGCGCCAGCACTCCTACCGGGGCTCCCGCCGGGGACGCGGTGCCGGCGCTCAGTCCGGCGGTTCGATGGGGGTCACGGTCTGA